A stretch of the Dyella telluris genome encodes the following:
- a CDS encoding TonB-dependent receptor has translation MQRHILTSSIHQALLAISGIACMATGFALHAQDATPSAGAAQTQAPAQAPTQQNKDSSKKDDKTPPKDVKDLSAVSVTGQLAAIRRAQAIKQDAVNVVDSISAEETGKFPDPNVADALQRVPGVSVNRSGGESSQIAIRGFGPEFVAVTINDRPMATASGSRAFNFDVLPSEIISVAQVNKTSSADIPEVDIGGVVNIQTARPLDFHGIHGAWSAAAVNSNLTGDWAGGDTTPKASGVFGWTNSDNTFGWLASATYYKRKDTQLNTQANSWYVNQNITTSSGATVNGVAVPETLATNVLDETRTRKGVSAAIDWKPIDRLTVQFDTLYSSYKVDPLEHEFGEYGNTGDIQSITTDSNGTALNFVRNSSGPNVMANDYVMSYAPTYEKSVQNGLNLGFDINQSTKLSLDISNSKAWNKVSADGYFLVIGAKNFGTNPTWTNGGTSQPPSYSNILSTTDMGNLAAHCCNAGSGNNVTNSINNYELKLSKSFQDGVLSQLEFGGQFTKNWVKSDSWSTPNSLLCNAYCGYQVSVPADAVGAYVYTAPKKVSGVSSPGAPSQWIQYDPRAYLAWLTTPAAYNQITDPAKRAAFLQGLAANGGTLDPVPNPGSYNKVSEDAKSFFAKAVFEGTMWEKPWALDVGVRYLDLTSTSTAVNQPPIAYYVDPNDTSNGQVTYGPLAPQSADGGYHKWLPSMNFKLSILDNLIYRLSLSKTLTPPELSNLYYDKSFGTRPNSLTISQGNPQLQPYTSRNFDTGLEWYIDDASYIAVEGFYKKVSNFSTLISTPVNFLTNENTGQPFVWTLTQPVNLNSSDIYGEEVTVNYQFTHLLPEPFNGLGMAFNYTHVSSSTSLSPGLISTTGKFAVPGIGDTANLSGYYEKGPWQVRLAYNWRGSYLESISYGSGAQPATRKSYGQLDLSASYDVNKYLSVFLSGTNLTHQHLYDYSVYTNRFLYAEADGTVYTVGLRGTF, from the coding sequence ATGCAGCGACACATCCTGACCAGTTCGATCCATCAAGCTCTGCTCGCCATCTCCGGCATCGCCTGTATGGCTACCGGATTCGCCCTTCACGCCCAGGACGCCACACCCTCTGCCGGTGCCGCGCAAACCCAGGCGCCGGCGCAGGCACCGACCCAGCAGAACAAGGATTCGAGCAAGAAAGACGACAAGACGCCTCCCAAGGACGTCAAGGACCTCAGTGCAGTCAGCGTTACCGGCCAGCTCGCCGCCATTCGCCGCGCCCAGGCCATCAAGCAGGACGCGGTCAACGTCGTCGATTCGATTTCGGCGGAAGAGACTGGCAAATTCCCTGATCCGAACGTTGCCGATGCGCTCCAACGCGTGCCGGGCGTGTCGGTGAATCGCAGCGGCGGCGAATCCAGCCAGATCGCGATTCGCGGCTTCGGCCCCGAGTTCGTCGCCGTAACAATCAACGATCGCCCCATGGCCACCGCCTCGGGCTCGCGCGCCTTCAACTTCGACGTGCTTCCTTCGGAAATCATCAGCGTTGCGCAGGTCAACAAGACCTCGTCCGCGGACATTCCCGAAGTCGACATCGGCGGCGTGGTCAACATCCAGACCGCGCGCCCGCTGGACTTCCACGGCATTCACGGCGCATGGAGTGCTGCTGCCGTCAACAGCAACCTGACCGGCGACTGGGCCGGTGGCGACACCACGCCCAAGGCGTCGGGCGTGTTTGGCTGGACCAACTCGGACAACACGTTTGGCTGGCTGGCTTCGGCCACCTACTACAAGCGCAAGGACACCCAGCTCAACACCCAGGCCAACTCCTGGTACGTCAACCAGAACATCACCACCTCCAGCGGCGCCACCGTCAACGGTGTCGCGGTACCGGAGACGCTCGCCACCAACGTCCTTGACGAAACGCGCACCCGCAAGGGCGTCAGCGCCGCCATCGACTGGAAGCCGATCGACCGGCTGACGGTGCAGTTCGACACCTTGTACTCCAGCTATAAGGTGGATCCGCTGGAGCACGAGTTCGGCGAGTACGGCAACACCGGCGACATCCAGTCCATTACGACGGACTCCAACGGCACGGCGCTCAACTTTGTGCGCAACAGCTCGGGCCCCAATGTCATGGCGAACGATTACGTCATGTCCTATGCCCCGACCTACGAAAAGAGCGTGCAGAACGGCCTTAACCTTGGTTTCGATATCAATCAGTCGACCAAGCTCAGCCTGGACATCTCCAATTCCAAGGCATGGAACAAGGTCAGCGCCGACGGCTACTTCCTGGTGATCGGCGCGAAGAACTTCGGCACCAATCCCACCTGGACCAATGGCGGAACCAGCCAGCCGCCCAGCTATTCCAACATCCTCTCCACCACCGACATGGGCAACCTCGCGGCGCACTGCTGCAATGCCGGCTCGGGCAACAATGTCACCAACTCGATCAACAACTACGAGCTCAAGCTGAGCAAGAGCTTCCAGGATGGCGTGCTCTCCCAGCTGGAGTTTGGTGGGCAGTTCACCAAGAACTGGGTGAAGTCCGACAGCTGGAGCACGCCCAACAGCCTGCTCTGCAACGCCTACTGCGGTTATCAGGTCAGCGTGCCGGCCGATGCCGTCGGCGCTTATGTCTACACCGCACCCAAGAAGGTCAGCGGCGTCTCTTCGCCCGGCGCGCCGTCACAGTGGATCCAGTACGACCCGCGCGCCTACCTGGCCTGGCTCACCACGCCGGCGGCGTACAACCAGATCACCGATCCCGCCAAGCGTGCCGCCTTCCTGCAGGGACTGGCAGCCAACGGCGGCACGCTGGATCCGGTGCCCAACCCGGGCAGCTACAACAAGGTCAGCGAAGACGCCAAATCGTTCTTCGCCAAGGCGGTGTTCGAAGGCACCATGTGGGAGAAGCCCTGGGCGCTGGATGTCGGCGTGCGCTATCTGGACCTCACTTCCACGTCCACCGCCGTCAACCAGCCCCCGATCGCTTATTACGTCGACCCCAACGACACCAGCAACGGCCAGGTGACCTATGGCCCGCTGGCGCCACAGTCGGCCGATGGCGGCTATCACAAGTGGCTGCCGTCGATGAACTTCAAGCTGAGCATCCTCGACAACCTGATCTACCGCCTCTCGCTTTCCAAGACGCTGACGCCGCCTGAACTGAGCAACCTCTACTACGACAAGAGCTTCGGCACGCGACCGAACTCGTTGACCATCTCGCAGGGTAACCCGCAGCTGCAGCCGTATACGTCGCGCAACTTCGATACGGGCCTGGAGTGGTATATCGACGATGCCAGCTATATCGCTGTCGAAGGGTTCTACAAGAAGGTCAGCAACTTCAGCACGCTGATCAGCACGCCGGTGAACTTCCTGACCAACGAGAACACGGGCCAGCCCTTCGTCTGGACGCTCACCCAGCCGGTGAACCTCAATTCGTCCGACATCTATGGCGAAGAAGTCACCGTCAACTACCAGTTCACGCATCTGCTGCCCGAACCGTTCAACGGCCTGGGCATGGCGTTCAACTACACCCATGTATCCAGCAGCACGTCGCTGAGTCCCGGCCTTATTTCCACCACCGGCAAGTTCGCCGTGCCCGGTATTGGCGACACGGCCAACCTGAGCGGGTACTACGAAAAAGGCCCGTGGCAGGTGCGCCTGGCCTACAACTGGCGCGGCTCGTACCTGGAAAGCATCTCCTACGGCTCGGGCGCCCAGCCCGCCACGCGCAAGTCGTATGGCCAGCTGGACCTGAGTGCAAGCTACGACGTCAACAAGTACCTGTCGGTGTTTCTGTCGGGCACCAACCTGACGCACCAGCACCTTTACGACTACTCGGTCTACACCAACCGCTTCCTGTACGCCGAAGCGGACGGCACGGTGTACACCGTCGGGTTGCGCGGCACCTTCTGA
- a CDS encoding glycosyl hydrolase family 95 catalytic domain-containing protein, which produces MNSKPDFDVDRHQHDPEQAARRRFLKMTGTMAALLPLLSAPGFCGAPDRPQGPRPTRAPTLHGPTLWYNAPATEQRVIQEAMPIGNGRMGALVGGDPARDFLYLTDSSMWLGGPNRELDKDGQFPYDAATFGSFNLLARLYLDVPGHELSHVTEYRRELDLANGYARISYRKDGIRYLREIFASHPDDVVVMHLSQSGGGTWSGAVDLQGTHGESTLPSPSTSGMHFSGTLPNGLAYAAGIKVTVSTGKVSIDDGMLHFAGCEALTILYCGGTNYIPDSARDYLDRAADPLARVMQKLDAAAARNAADLLQTHIADHAALFASMGVNLGTSTPAQRASDTWTRLQARARPGAPADPELEATYLQFGRYLTIAGSRDGLPTNLQGLWLGDNTPAWMSDYHTDINIQMNYWLPDRAGLPSCFEALATYCLSQHESWTAITRQHFNDTRNGFRNSSGKIAGWTVAISTNIFGGNGWWWHPAGNAWLCNSLWQHYQYTLRHDYLARIYPLLKGACEFWEARLLSVPNPDATGKHDQEVLIDDSDWSPEQGPKDAKGITYAQELVWDLFANYRQAAAILGVDAHYSDVIGGMQGKLYLPKISPESGQLEEWMSPKDLGEPGHRHLSPLVGFFPGDRITLEHSPPALIKGVTRLLEARGMTSYGWACAWRALCWARLKDAERAYQLVLDNLSPWEIRGNGTAMNLFDIYQTGPHAGIFQIDANYGTPTAMLDMLLYSRPGVIELLPALPAAWSTSGDVTGIGARNGFVVDMRWQDGIVTHATLHSVGGTKTRLKLGTRIREISLRAGESITIVPDEA; this is translated from the coding sequence ATGAATAGCAAGCCAGACTTTGACGTTGACCGCCATCAGCACGATCCCGAACAGGCAGCCCGGCGACGCTTCCTGAAGATGACCGGCACGATGGCGGCGCTGCTGCCCCTGTTGAGTGCGCCAGGTTTCTGCGGCGCACCAGACAGGCCGCAAGGTCCACGACCCACGCGCGCACCCACCTTGCACGGCCCCACGCTCTGGTACAACGCGCCCGCCACCGAACAACGCGTCATCCAGGAGGCCATGCCCATCGGCAATGGGCGCATGGGCGCACTGGTGGGTGGTGACCCGGCGCGGGACTTCCTGTATCTCACCGACAGCTCCATGTGGCTCGGCGGGCCGAACCGCGAACTCGACAAGGACGGGCAATTCCCTTACGACGCAGCCACCTTTGGCAGCTTCAACCTGCTTGCCAGGCTGTACCTCGACGTGCCCGGGCATGAGTTATCGCATGTCACCGAATACCGGAGGGAACTGGATCTCGCCAACGGCTACGCGCGGATTTCCTATCGCAAGGACGGCATCCGCTACCTGCGGGAGATCTTTGCCAGCCATCCGGATGACGTCGTCGTCATGCATCTCTCGCAAAGCGGGGGCGGCACCTGGTCGGGAGCCGTCGACCTTCAGGGCACGCATGGCGAGAGCACCCTGCCTTCACCTTCAACGTCAGGCATGCATTTCAGTGGCACGCTCCCCAACGGGCTGGCCTATGCCGCCGGCATCAAGGTCACCGTCTCGACCGGCAAGGTATCGATCGATGATGGCATGCTGCACTTTGCCGGCTGCGAGGCGCTGACCATCCTGTATTGCGGCGGCACCAACTACATTCCGGACAGTGCGAGGGATTATCTCGATCGCGCAGCGGACCCGCTTGCACGGGTCATGCAGAAGCTCGATGCGGCAGCGGCGCGGAATGCAGCCGATCTGCTACAGACCCATATCGCCGACCACGCGGCACTGTTTGCCTCGATGGGGGTCAACCTGGGTACATCGACGCCCGCGCAACGCGCGTCCGATACATGGACGCGCCTGCAGGCGCGTGCCAGGCCGGGCGCCCCCGCAGACCCTGAGCTCGAGGCCACCTACCTGCAGTTCGGTCGCTACCTGACCATCGCCGGATCGCGCGACGGGCTGCCCACCAACCTGCAAGGACTGTGGCTTGGCGACAATACGCCGGCATGGATGAGCGACTATCACACCGACATCAACATCCAGATGAACTATTGGCTGCCCGACCGCGCCGGGCTGCCCAGCTGCTTCGAAGCGCTGGCGACCTATTGCCTGTCCCAACACGAGTCATGGACGGCCATCACGCGGCAGCACTTCAATGACACGCGAAATGGCTTCCGCAACAGCTCGGGAAAGATCGCCGGCTGGACGGTGGCCATATCGACCAACATCTTTGGCGGCAATGGCTGGTGGTGGCACCCGGCCGGCAATGCATGGCTGTGCAATAGCCTGTGGCAGCACTACCAGTACACGTTACGGCACGATTACCTCGCACGCATCTATCCGCTACTCAAGGGCGCATGCGAATTCTGGGAGGCGCGACTGCTCTCCGTGCCCAATCCTGACGCAACGGGCAAGCATGACCAGGAAGTATTGATTGACGACAGCGACTGGTCGCCCGAGCAAGGCCCCAAAGACGCAAAGGGCATCACCTATGCCCAGGAACTGGTGTGGGACCTGTTTGCCAACTACCGGCAGGCAGCCGCCATCCTCGGCGTGGACGCCCATTACAGTGACGTCATTGGTGGCATGCAGGGAAAGCTCTACCTGCCCAAGATCAGTCCAGAGAGCGGCCAACTGGAAGAATGGATGTCCCCGAAAGACCTGGGAGAACCCGGGCATCGCCACCTTTCTCCCCTGGTTGGTTTCTTTCCCGGCGACCGCATCACGCTCGAACACAGCCCGCCTGCCTTGATCAAGGGCGTCACCCGCCTGCTCGAGGCGCGAGGCATGACCAGTTACGGCTGGGCGTGTGCGTGGCGAGCCCTGTGCTGGGCGCGCCTGAAAGACGCCGAACGCGCCTATCAGCTGGTACTGGACAATCTGTCGCCGTGGGAAATTCGTGGCAACGGCACGGCCATGAACTTGTTCGATATCTATCAGACCGGCCCGCATGCCGGCATCTTCCAGATTGACGCCAACTACGGCACGCCCACAGCGATGCTCGACATGCTGCTGTACTCCCGCCCGGGCGTCATCGAACTATTGCCCGCCCTGCCCGCCGCATGGTCGACGAGTGGCGATGTTACCGGCATCGGCGCACGCAATGGCTTTGTCGTGGACATGCGTTGGCAGGACGGCATCGTTACACACGCAACCTTGCACAGCGTGGGTGGCACGAAGACACGACTGAAACTCGGAACCCGCATTAGGGAAATTTCGCTGCGTGCCGGTGAGTCGATCACGATCGTGCCGGACGAGGCCTGA
- a CDS encoding FadR/GntR family transcriptional regulator: MKKPIAVRTLYGHVMQELGQRIVSGKVKPGEVLPREETLAGSLQISRNALREALKVLSAKGLIESRTGVGARVLEERHWNLLDADVLSWRCASMPTDDFVDKLVEMREIIEPAAAAAAARRRSGAQLARIEEAYGAMAAAQTQDAWSQADLAFHDAVLQATGNELMQSLFSVIETALGTLLTLSARNASDFRYSLSYHQKVLDAIRQQQPDVAHKTMRSMIADSHENLRQHYATTRRKARA; encoded by the coding sequence ATGAAGAAACCGATTGCCGTTCGCACATTGTATGGACACGTCATGCAGGAGCTCGGGCAGCGCATCGTCAGCGGCAAGGTCAAGCCAGGCGAAGTACTCCCACGCGAGGAAACCCTGGCCGGGAGCCTGCAGATCAGCCGCAACGCCCTGCGTGAAGCACTGAAGGTGTTGTCGGCCAAGGGGTTGATTGAGTCGCGAACAGGCGTGGGCGCCCGCGTCCTGGAAGAGCGGCACTGGAATCTGCTCGATGCAGACGTGCTCAGCTGGCGCTGCGCCTCCATGCCGACTGACGACTTCGTCGACAAGCTGGTGGAGATGCGCGAGATCATCGAGCCCGCCGCCGCCGCTGCGGCGGCTCGCCGTCGCAGCGGCGCGCAACTCGCCCGGATCGAAGAAGCCTATGGCGCCATGGCTGCTGCGCAGACGCAGGACGCATGGTCACAGGCCGACCTCGCCTTTCATGACGCCGTGCTTCAGGCAACCGGCAACGAACTCATGCAGTCACTGTTCTCGGTGATCGAGACCGCGCTTGGCACGCTGCTCACCCTCTCTGCGCGAAACGCCAGCGATTTCAGGTACTCGTTGTCGTACCACCAGAAGGTACTCGATGCGATCAGGCAGCAGCAGCCGGACGTGGCGCACAAGACGATGCGATCGATGATCGCCGATTCGCACGAGAACCTGCGACAGCACTACGCGACCACACGAAGAAAGGCACGGGCCTGA
- a CDS encoding alpha-galactosidase has product MKQHFKGKACTAVMALGFVFGVATSLPISAATTTRAAASATPSITYDATRKLFRIDTGEVTYAFGVDSDGMLQTLYWGARLAARDPLGPARVSPGHASFDSPGSTSPQEYAGWGGRITIEPDLKAHFADGNRDLVLHYASHRIHDDTLEVELRDIRLDVSVWLRYTTDPATGIIGRSARIENHTTQAMTVDAASAASWNLPAGDDYSLRYLTGAWAREWNLQTRAITPGATEIGSRRGTTGDQNNPWFAIERGNQWNEEHGDVWFGALAWSGSWRIRIDQDVLHQVRVTGGYNPFDFSYRLAPGQSLQTPVFYAGYTPHGIGEASRMMHRFEINTVLPQRAETKLRPVLYNSWEATEFKVDEAGQEKLAEAAAKLGVERFVIDDGWFGARNSDHAGLGDWTVNRNKFPHGLSPLIGKVHALGMSFGLWVEPEMVNPDSDLYRAHPDWALHFNDRPRSEGRNQLVLNLARKDVADYVYDVLDRLLSENDIQFLKWDYNRNWTEPGWPEVAPEEQQKVYVAFTNNLYDIMRRLRARHPGVEIESCSGGGARVDLGIMGLTDEVWPSDNTDPSDRLTIQDGFTYAYAPGVMMAWVTGSPNWVNDRRSSLDFRFLSSMQGGLGIGANILEWTPEENAVAQRYVAEYKRIRSTVQRGLLYRLLSPRDQSPQSATESVAADGSQAVLFAFQRQGHEAEPYPTLRLRGLDPKARYRYRLIHGEAVEGTPAEASGAFWMNQGIDLKIRGDLQAAGVVFERTGT; this is encoded by the coding sequence GTGAAGCAACACTTCAAGGGCAAGGCATGCACCGCCGTGATGGCACTGGGTTTCGTGTTTGGCGTCGCCACATCGCTGCCCATCTCAGCCGCGACCACCACCCGGGCGGCAGCAAGCGCTACACCATCGATCACCTATGACGCCACGCGCAAGCTGTTCCGCATCGATACCGGAGAGGTCACTTATGCCTTCGGTGTCGATAGCGACGGCATGCTGCAGACCCTGTACTGGGGCGCACGACTCGCGGCCCGCGACCCCCTGGGGCCGGCACGCGTATCACCCGGCCACGCCTCGTTCGACTCACCCGGCAGCACATCGCCACAGGAATACGCGGGATGGGGCGGGCGCATCACCATCGAGCCGGACCTCAAGGCGCATTTCGCCGATGGCAACCGCGACCTGGTGCTGCACTATGCAAGCCACCGCATCCACGACGATACGCTGGAAGTGGAGCTGCGCGATATCCGTCTCGACGTATCGGTATGGCTGCGCTACACGACCGATCCGGCAACGGGCATCATCGGGCGCTCGGCGCGCATCGAGAACCACACAACGCAGGCCATGACCGTCGACGCCGCATCGGCCGCCAGCTGGAACCTGCCAGCGGGTGACGACTATTCGCTGCGCTACCTCACTGGCGCATGGGCCAGGGAGTGGAACCTGCAGACGCGCGCGATCACGCCGGGCGCCACCGAGATAGGTAGCCGTCGCGGCACCACCGGCGACCAGAACAACCCCTGGTTCGCCATCGAACGCGGCAATCAATGGAACGAAGAACACGGCGACGTGTGGTTCGGCGCCCTCGCCTGGAGCGGCTCGTGGCGCATCCGCATCGACCAGGACGTACTGCATCAGGTGCGTGTGACGGGCGGCTACAACCCCTTCGACTTCAGTTACCGGCTGGCACCGGGGCAGTCGCTGCAGACCCCGGTGTTCTACGCAGGCTACACGCCCCACGGCATTGGCGAGGCATCGCGAATGATGCACCGCTTCGAGATCAATACCGTGCTGCCCCAGCGCGCGGAAACCAAGCTACGCCCGGTGCTCTACAACTCCTGGGAAGCCACCGAATTCAAGGTTGACGAGGCAGGCCAGGAAAAACTGGCGGAAGCCGCCGCCAAACTCGGCGTGGAACGCTTCGTGATCGACGATGGCTGGTTCGGCGCACGCAACAGCGATCACGCGGGCCTCGGGGACTGGACAGTCAATCGCAACAAGTTCCCGCATGGCCTGTCGCCCCTGATCGGCAAGGTGCATGCACTGGGCATGAGCTTTGGCCTTTGGGTAGAACCCGAGATGGTCAATCCCGACAGCGACCTGTATCGCGCACACCCTGACTGGGCGCTGCACTTCAACGACCGGCCACGCAGCGAAGGACGAAACCAGCTCGTGCTCAACCTTGCGCGCAAGGACGTGGCCGACTACGTCTACGACGTGCTGGATCGCCTGCTGTCGGAGAACGACATCCAGTTCCTGAAGTGGGACTACAACCGCAACTGGACCGAGCCGGGCTGGCCGGAGGTTGCCCCCGAAGAACAGCAGAAGGTCTATGTCGCCTTCACCAACAACCTGTACGACATCATGCGTCGCCTGCGTGCACGGCATCCCGGCGTGGAGATCGAGTCGTGCTCGGGCGGTGGCGCACGCGTGGACCTGGGCATCATGGGCCTCACCGACGAGGTGTGGCCTTCCGACAACACGGACCCCTCCGACCGCCTGACCATCCAGGATGGCTTTACCTATGCGTACGCCCCGGGCGTGATGATGGCCTGGGTGACCGGCTCGCCGAACTGGGTCAACGACCGCCGCAGCTCACTGGACTTCCGCTTCCTGTCCTCCATGCAGGGCGGATTGGGCATCGGAGCGAACATCCTCGAATGGACGCCGGAAGAGAATGCCGTTGCGCAGCGTTATGTCGCCGAATACAAGCGCATCCGCAGCACGGTGCAACGCGGCTTGCTCTATCGCCTGCTGTCACCGCGTGACCAGTCGCCGCAGTCGGCAACCGAATCGGTGGCAGCAGACGGCAGCCAGGCGGTGCTGTTTGCCTTCCAGCGACAGGGCCACGAAGCCGAGCCCTATCCCACGCTGCGATTGCGCGGTCTCGACCCCAAGGCGCGTTACCGGTATCGGCTGATCCACGGCGAAGCGGTCGAAGGCACCCCCGCCGAGGCCAGCGGTGCGTTCTGGATGAACCAGGGCATCGACCTGAAGATCCGTGGCGACCTGCAGGCCGCCGGCGTGGTCTTTGAACGGACGGGAACGTGA